Genomic window (Gammaproteobacteria bacterium):
GCACGCGGACGTTCGGCAGGCTGCGCAGCTTGGCCTGCAGCACCTCGTCGGCGCGCAGCTTGCTGTCGAACTCGATCAGCGTGACGTGTTTGACGATGCCGGCCAGATCGATCGCGGCCTCCACGCCGGAATTGCCGCCGCCGACCACCGAGACGCGCTTGCCCTTGAACAGCGGGCCGTCGCAGTGCGGGCAGTAGGCCACGCCCTTGTTGCGGTACTCGTCTTCGCCGGGCACGTTCATCTGCCGCCAGCGCGCGCCGGTGGAGATGATCACGCTCTTGGACTTGAGGCGCGCGCCGTTGGCGAACTCGACCTCGATCAGCTCCTTGCCGGGGATCAGCTTCTCCGCGCGCTGCAGATTCATGATGTCCACGTCATAGGACGTCACGTGCTGTTCCAGCGCCGCGGCCAGCTTCGGTCCTTCGGTATGTTCCACCGAAATGAAGTTCTCGATGCCCATCGTGTCCAATACCTGGCCACCGAAACGCTCGGCGGCCACGCCGGTGCGTATGCCCTTGCGCGCGGCGTAGATCGCCGCGGAGGCACCGGCCGGACCGCCGCCGACCACGAGCACGTCGAAAACCTCCTTGGACTTGAGTTTCTCGGCCTCGCGCGCCGCGCTGCCGGTATCGACCTTGGCGAGAATCTCTTCCACGCCCATGCGGCCCTGGCCGAAGGATTCGCCATTGAGGAAGATCATCGGCACCGACATCACCTGCCGCTGCTCGACTTCGCCCTGGAACAGCGCGCCGTCGATCGCGACATGCGAGATGTTCGGATTCAGCACCGCCATCAAGTTCAGCGCCTGCACCACGTCCGG
Coding sequences:
- the ahpF gene encoding alkyl hydroperoxide reductase subunit F, producing MLDANLKTQLKAYLEKVTRPIEIVASVDEGEKSQEMLALLDDLVALSDKITVLAKHGDEERKPSFTLGTPGEDIKLRFAGIPMGHEFTSLVLALLQVGGHPSKTAADVIEQIKALDGEYRFETYFSLSCQNCPDVVQALNLMAVLNPNISHVAIDGALFQGEVEQRQVMSVPMIFLNGESFGQGRMGVEEILAKVDTGSAAREAEKLKSKEVFDVLVVGGGPAGASAAIYAARKGIRTGVAAERFGGQVLDTMGIENFISVEHTEGPKLAAALEQHVTSYDVDIMNLQRAEKLIPGKELIEVEFANGARLKSKSVIISTGARWRQMNVPGEDEYRNKGVAYCPHCDGPLFKGKRVSVVGGGNSGVEAAIDLAGIVKHVTLIEFDSKLRADEVLQAKLRSLPNVRVLTSAQTTEVHGDGQKVIGQSYKDRVTGELHRIELEGIFVQIGLLPNSEWLKDTVALSPRGEIEVDARGATSVPGVFAAGDVTTVPYKQIVISMGEGSKAALSAFDYLIRQSAPDAERQAA